A region of the Mycobacterium sp. NBC_00419 genome:
CAGCCTCGATATCGACGCGGCCAAGGAACTCGGCCACGACGGACTCGTCGCACCGCTGACCTTCATGTCGATCTTCGCGGTGATGATTCAGCGGCACTTCTTCCAGCACGTCGACGTGGGCTTCGAAACCATGCAGATCGTCCAGGTGGACCAGAAGTTCAAGTTCTACCGGCCCATCGCCGAGGGTGACGAGCTGCATGGCAGCTTGGCCATCGACTCGGTCAACGAGCGGTTCGGTGCCGACATCGTCACCTCCCGAAACATCCTGGTCAATGTGAAGACCGGCGAGGTCGTCATGGAGGCCTTCACCACGCTGATGGGCCACGAGGGCGACAACTCGATCTCGGCAGGCTGGGACCCCGAAACCGGTCAGGTTCTGCGCAAGCCCGTCCGCCACGATGACGACGAAGCGGATTAACACCTGCTCGTTGTGCCGTTGTACACTCGGACCTCGGGGTTTTCCCACGTAAGCGCGCTGTCCGTCGGTTCGGGTTTCACCGAACGGGGAGCGCGCGAGTTATGTGGGGGACCAGCAGAGGGGCGTAGCTCAACTGGCAGAGCAGCGGTCTCCAAAACCGCAGGTTGCAGGTTCAAGTCCTGTCGCCCCTGCTCAACTGAATAGGCAATGGTGGACACTGGAGGGTGCACACCGGGTTGGGTACGCCCGGCCCATACGGACTCGACACAAAGGAGCATGCGGTGAGCGATGAGCGCGATAGTGCTGACGCCGCAGGCGACGATGGTCTGGCTGGCAACGAGGACACCACCGGCGGCCAGACCGTCGTCGTGAGCCGCCCCCAGCGTCCGACCGGCAAGCGGACCCGGCGTGCCGGGGCCACCGCACTGGCCGAGCCGGAGGAAGTCGAATCGGGCGCCGAGGAACTCGGCGTCGACGAGAAGAAGTCCGGCAAGAAAGCCAAGAAGCCGAAGAAGGCCACCACCGGACCGTCGCGTAACCCCTTCGTCTTCGTGTGGAACTACCTCAAGCAGGTGGTTGCCGAGCTGCGCAAGGTGATCTGGCCGAACCGCAAGCAGATGGTCAGCTACACCACCGTGGTGCTGCTGTTCCTGGCTTTCATGGTGGCGCTGATTGGCGGCGTGGACCTGGGCCTGGCCAAGCTGGTGCTGCTGGTGTTCGGCTGACCTGGATGTTGTGAGAGAGGACTGACTACCGTGACAACCCCCGAAGGCGATACCCCCACGGGTGAAGGCCTCGTCGATGTCATCGACGAGACCACACCTGAGCTCGAGGTGGCGCCTGAAGCCGAGGCGACGGAAGCCGCCGCCGAGGCCGTCGAGGAGGAAGAACTCGACCCGGCCGACGCGCTCAAGGCTGAGCTGCGCAGCAAGCCGGGCGACTGGTACGTCATCCACTCCTATGCCGGTTACGAGAACAAGGTGAAAGCCAACCTCGAGACCCGCGTGCAGAATCTCGACGTCGGCGACTACATCTTCCAGGTGGAAGTGCCCACCGAAGAGGTCACCGAGATCAAGAACGGCCAGCGCAAGCAGGTCAACCGCAAGGTGCTGCCGGGCTACATCCTGGTGCGCATGGAACTGACCGACGACTCGTGGGCCGCGGTGCGCAACACCCCGGGTGTCACCGGCTTCGTCGGTGCCACCTCGCGGCCGACGGCGCTGTCGCTCAACGACGTGGTGAAGTTCCTGCTCCCGCAGGGCGCGGCCAAGAAGCAGGGCAAGGCGGCTTCGACCGCGTCGGCCGCATCCTCGGAAGCCACGCTGGAACGTCCGGAAATCCTGGTCGACTTCGAGGTCGGCGAGTCGGTGACCGTCATGGACGGCCCGTTCGCCACGCTGCCGGCCTCGATCAGCGAGGTCAACGCCGAACAGCAGAAGCTCAAGGTGCTGGTGTCCATCTTCGGGCGCGAGACGCCTGTCGAACTGACCTTCAACCAGGTCGCCAAGATCTAGTAATCGGGGGCATGCGCCCTCCAGGAAAAGCAAAGTAAGGAAACCGAACACCCATGGCCCCCAAGAAGAAGGTCTCCGGGCTGATCAAGCTGCAGATCCAGGCCGGCCAGGCCAACCCCGCCCCGCCGGTCGGGCCCGCGCTCGGCCAGCATGGCGTCAACATCATGGAGTTCTGCAAGGCGTACAACGCCGCGACGGAGAACCAGCGCGGAAACATCATCCCCGTTGAGATCACCGTCTACGAGGACCGCAGCTTCACCTTCGAGCTCAAGACCCCGCCCGCCGCCCGGCTGCTGCTGAAGGCCGCCGGTGTGCAGAAGGGTTCGGCCGAGCCGCACAAGACCAAGGTCGCCAAGGTGACCTGGGATCAGGTGCGCGAGATCGCCGAGACCAAGAAGGCCGACCTCAACGCCAACGACATCGACCAGGCCGCCAAGATCATCGCCGGCACTGCCCGGTCGATGGGCATCACGGTCGAATAAAGGACTCGACGCCGCATTGGGCGGCGTCGCGTGGGAGAGCCCGCTTCGGCTCGGCGATGAGCGCTTGCGAGAAGAGCAATCATCGGAGACCACACCTCTCACTAGGAGAAGAACAATGAGCAAGACAAGCAAGGCGTACCGCGAAGCCGCCGAGAAGGTGGACAAGAGCAAGCTCTACAGCCCGCTCGAGGCCACCAAGCTGGCCAAGGAGACGTCCTCGAAGAAGCAGGACGCCACCGTTGAGGTCGCGATCCGCCTCGGCGTGGATCCCCGCAAGGCCGACCAGATGGTCCGCGGCACCGTGAGCCTGCCGCACGGCACCGGCAAGACCGCGCGCGTCGCGGTGTTCGCCGTCGGCGAGAAAGCCGAGCAGGCGCTGGCCGCCGGCGCCGACGTGGTCGGCAGCGACGACCTGATCGAGAAGATCCAGGGCGGCTTCCTCGACTTCGACGCCGCGATCGCCACCCCGGACCAGATGGCCAAGGTTGGCCGTATCGCCCGCGTGCTGGGCCCGCGTGGTCTGATGCCGAACCCCAAGACCGGCACCGTCACCCCTGACGTGGCCAAGGCCGTGCAGGACATCAAGGGCGGCAAGATCAACTTCCGCGTCGACAAGCAGTCC
Encoded here:
- the hadC gene encoding (3R)-hydroxyacyl-ACP dehydratase subunit HadC translates to MALKTDIRGMVYEYPENFIVGREQIRQYAKSIKAHDPASLDIDAAKELGHDGLVAPLTFMSIFAVMIQRHFFQHVDVGFETMQIVQVDQKFKFYRPIAEGDELHGSLAIDSVNERFGADIVTSRNILVNVKTGEVVMEAFTTLMGHEGDNSISAGWDPETGQVLRKPVRHDDDEAD
- the secE gene encoding preprotein translocase subunit SecE, which encodes MSDERDSADAAGDDGLAGNEDTTGGQTVVVSRPQRPTGKRTRRAGATALAEPEEVESGAEELGVDEKKSGKKAKKPKKATTGPSRNPFVFVWNYLKQVVAELRKVIWPNRKQMVSYTTVVLLFLAFMVALIGGVDLGLAKLVLLVFG
- the nusG gene encoding transcription termination/antitermination protein NusG, yielding MTTPEGDTPTGEGLVDVIDETTPELEVAPEAEATEAAAEAVEEEELDPADALKAELRSKPGDWYVIHSYAGYENKVKANLETRVQNLDVGDYIFQVEVPTEEVTEIKNGQRKQVNRKVLPGYILVRMELTDDSWAAVRNTPGVTGFVGATSRPTALSLNDVVKFLLPQGAAKKQGKAASTASAASSEATLERPEILVDFEVGESVTVMDGPFATLPASISEVNAEQQKLKVLVSIFGRETPVELTFNQVAKI
- the rplK gene encoding 50S ribosomal protein L11, yielding MAPKKKVSGLIKLQIQAGQANPAPPVGPALGQHGVNIMEFCKAYNAATENQRGNIIPVEITVYEDRSFTFELKTPPAARLLLKAAGVQKGSAEPHKTKVAKVTWDQVREIAETKKADLNANDIDQAAKIIAGTARSMGITVE
- the rplA gene encoding 50S ribosomal protein L1, coding for MSKTSKAYREAAEKVDKSKLYSPLEATKLAKETSSKKQDATVEVAIRLGVDPRKADQMVRGTVSLPHGTGKTARVAVFAVGEKAEQALAAGADVVGSDDLIEKIQGGFLDFDAAIATPDQMAKVGRIARVLGPRGLMPNPKTGTVTPDVAKAVQDIKGGKINFRVDKQSNLHFIIGKASFDEKQLVENYGAALDEVLRAKPSSSKGRYLKKVTVSTTTGPGIPVDPAVTRNFTEDQV